Proteins from a single region of Salvia splendens isolate huo1 unplaced genomic scaffold, SspV2 ctg1019, whole genome shotgun sequence:
- the LOC121788347 gene encoding ethylene-responsive transcription factor ERF008-like — MDGACCTAPSPTTSSSEISKRQRRQQQEKPYRGIRMRKWGKWVAEIREPNKRSRIWLGSYSSPVAAARAYDTALFHLRGPSARLNFPEFIVKDVVDEPRDLSAAAIRKKATEVGARVDAMQSARSGSGRAVEKPDLNEYPSPESSEEN, encoded by the coding sequence ATGGACGGAGCGTGCTGCACAGCTCCTTCACCCACGACGTCGTCCTCGGAAATCTCGAAGCGGCAGCGCCGGCAGCAGCAGGAGAAACCCTACCGCGGCATACGGATGCGAAAGTGGGGGAAGTGGGTGGCGGAGATACGCGAGCCGAATAAACGCTCCAGAATCTGGCTCGGCTCCTACTCCTCCCCCGTCGCTGCGGCGCGTGCCTACGACACAGCCCTGTTCCACCTCCGCGGCCCCTCCGCGCGCCTCAATTTCCCCGAATTCATCGTCAAGGACGTCGTCGACGAGCCGCGCGATTTATCCGCCGCCGCGATTAGGAAAAAAGCCACCGAAGTCGGCGCCAGAGTCGACGCGATGCAAAGCGCGCGCTCCGGATCGGGCCGGGCTGTGGAgaagcccgatttgaatgagtaTCCGAGCCCGGAGAGCTCGGAGGAAAATTGA